The genomic window GCGGGTGCGGGTGCGGGTCCGGGTAACGGGTGCGGGTGCGGGTGCGGGAACGTATGCGGGCTCAGGTGGCGGGGCGCAGGCGCAGGCCCTGCATTCCGCCGTCGACCGCGAGCGCCGTGCCGGTGACGGCGGCAGCGGCGGGGCTGGCGAGGTAGGCGACGGCGGCCGCGACCTCGTCCGCGGCGACCAGCCGTCCGGTGGGCTGGCGGGCTTCGAGCGCGGCCCGTTCGGCCACGGGGTCGTCGGCCTGGTCGAGGAGCCGGCCGACCCAAGGGGTGTCGGCGGTGCCGGGGTTGACGCAGTTGACCCGGATGCCCTCGCGCACGTGGTCGGCGGCCATGGCGAGGGTGAGGGAGAGGACCGCGCCCTTGGAGGCGCTGTAGAGGGCGCGCCGCGGCAGTCCTGCGGTGGCGGCGATGGAGCAGGTCTGGGTGATGGAGACGCACCCGGGGCGTTCGGCGGCGGCCGCCCGCAGATGGGGCAGGGCGTGCCGGGCGGTGCGGACCATGCCGAGGACGTTGATGTCGAGGACCCGCCGCCATTCGTCGTCCGGGTTGTCGGCGACGGTGCCGATGGCGCCGATGCCCGCGTTGGAGACGACGGTGTGCAGGCTTCCGTACTCGCTCACGATGTCGTCGACGGCGGTGCGCACGGCCGTGTCGTCGGTGACGTCGGCCTTCACGGCGAGCGCCGCGGCGGGTGCGCCGGCCGGGTCCCGGTCGAGGACGGCGACCCGGGCGCCCCTGTCGAGGAGCAGTGCGGCGATCGCGGCGCCGATGCCGGAGGCCCCGCCGGTGACGAGGGCGACCATGCCGTCGAAGTCGCGTACCGGTGGCGGCGATGGCGTCACTGGGTGGCCTCCTGGGCGGCTCGGCGGGCCTGCCAGACGGGCCCGTCGGGGTAGCGGTGGGCGGCGAGCGACTCGGGGTGCATCCGGGCGGAGAAACCGGGGGCGCTCGGGGCGGTGTAGTGCCCGTTCTCGACGACGGCCGGGTCGGTGAAGTGCTCGTGCAGGTGGTCGACGTACTCGATGACGCGGTCCTCCTTGGTTCCGGAGACGGCGACGTAGTCGAACATCGCGAGATGCTGGACCAGTTCGCACAGTCCTACCCCGCCCGCGTGCGGGCAGACCGGGACGCCGTACTTGGCCGCGAGCAGCAGGATCGCGAGGTTCTCGTTGACCCCGGCGACGCGTGCCGCGTCGATCTGGACGAAGTCGACGGCCCCGGCCTGGAGGAGCTGTTTGAAGACGACGCGGTTGGCGATGTGTTCGCCGGTGGCGACCTTCACCGGCTGTCCGGCGCGCACGGCGGCGTGCCCGAGGACGTCGTCGGGGCTGGTGGGCTCCTCGATCCAGTACGGGTCGTACGGTGCGAGGGCGGCCATCCAGCGCACGGCCTCGGCGACGTCCCAGCGCTGGTTGGCGTCGACGGCGATGCGTACGGCAGGTCCGACGGCCTCCCGTGCCAGCCTGAGCCGCCGCACGTCGTCGTCGAGGTCGGCGCCGACCTTCAGTTTGATCTGGCCGAAGCCGTCGGCCACGGCCTCCTTGGCGAGGCGGACCAGCTTCGCGTCGTCGTATCCGAGCCAGCCGGGCGTCGTGGTGTACGCGGGGTAGCCCCCGGCGCGCAGCCGCTCGGCGCGCTCGGCCCGGCCGGGCTCGGCGGCGCGCAGGATCGCGAGGGCCTCGTCCGGGGTCAGGGCGTCGGTGAGGTAGCGGAAGTCGACGAGGGAGACGAGCTCCTCTGGGGTCATCGAGGCGAGGAACTCCCACACCGGCAGCCCGGCGCTCGTCGCGGCGAGGTCCCAGGCCGCGTTGACGACCGCCCCGGCGGCCATGTGCATCACGCCCTTCTCGGGTCCGAGCCAGCGCAGTTGGGAGTCGTGGGTGAGCTCGCGGTGGAGGGCGGCGAGGCCGGCCGCGGTGCGAGGGGCCGGGCGCCCGACGAGGTAGGGGCGCAGCGCCTCGACGGCGGCCGCGACGACATCGTTGCCACGGCCGATGGTGAAGCAGAGGCCGTGGCCCTCGTCGCCCGCGTCCGTGCGCAGGACGACGTAGGCGGCGGAGTAGTCGGGGTCGGGATTCATGGCGTCGGAGCCGTCGAGCTCTTCCGAGGTGGGAAATCTGACGTCGTGGACCTCGACCTCGGTGACGGTCTGACTCATGCACGCCCTCCCTGGGAACCCGGACCTCGGACCTCGGAGCTCGGAGCGCACGCCTCGGAGCTCGAACCTCGGATGGTCATCCGATGTATAGCGTCGGCGTGAGGGCGGCGTCCAGGGCCGTGCCGGAGAAAACTACTGACAGCTCGGATGAATACGGGGGCATGCTCGGCATTTCCCCCGGCCTATGCCCCTGGGTCATCGAAGTTCACCCAGGCGTGCACAGGGGCTCGGGCGGGCACCCGTGAAGCCGTAAGGTTGGTCCGTACGCAAGGGAACGTCGGAAGGAGGCCTGGGTGATCGAGCTCGAGGGGGTTCCCGAGCTGATCGACCCGGTCATGGTGGCCGCGTTCGAGGGCTGGAACGACGCCGGCGACGCCGCCTCCACCGCGGTCGCGCACCTGGACCGGGAATGGAAGGGCGAGGTGTTCGCGGCGCTCGACGCCGAGGACTACTACGACTTCCAGGTCAACCGGCCCACGGTGTGGCTGGACGGCGGGGTACGGAAGATCACCTGGCCCACCACCCGGCTCTCCGTGGTCCGGGTCGGCGGCGAGAAGCCCCGCGACCTGGTGCTGGTCCGCGGGATCGAGCCGTCCATGCGCTGGCGCTCGTTCTGCAACGAGCTGCTCGGCTTCGCCCATGAGCTGGGCGTCGAGATGGTCGTGATCCTGGGGGCGCTGCTGGGCGACACCCCGCACACCCGTCCGGTGCCGGTCAGCGGGGTCACCTCGGACCCGGATCTGGCCCGGCGGATGGACCTGGAGGAGACGCGGTACGAGGGCCCGACAGGCATCGTGGGCATCCTCCAGGAGGCGTGCACGCACGCCGGGGTGCCGGCCGTGTCGCTGTGGGCGGCCGTGCCGCACTACGTCTCGCAGCCGCCCAACCCGAAGGCGACGCTGGCCCTGCTGAACCGGCTGGAGGACCTCATCGGCCTCCGCATCCCGCTGGGCGAACTGCCGGAGGACGCCCGCGCCTGGCAGCTGGGCGTGGACCAACTGGCCTCCGAGGACAGCGAAGTGGCGGAGTACGTGCAGACGCTGGAGGAGGCGCGGGACACCGCCGAGCTCCCGGAGGCGTCGGGCGAGGCCATCGCGCGCGAGTTCGAGCGGTATCTGCGACGGCGGGACGGCGGCCCGGGCCCCACCGCAGGCCCCGGCCAGGCGCCGGGCGGCCACGCGACGGAGACCGGCGACAGCGGCTCCTACCTGCGCGAGACGTCCAGCGGCCGGACCCGCCCGCCGAAGCCGCCGCGACCGGAGCCGGGAGCCGAAGCGGAGGCCGGCCGAGAGGCGGAGACGGGCCGAGAGGCGGAGGCCGGCCGCGAGAGCCGGGAGCCCGGCGACGACTCCGGCTCCCCGGACGCCTCCGAGGACTGACACGCTCCACGGACCGACCGAGCGACCGACCGAGCGAGCGGCCCGGCCCCCGTAAGGGCCGGGCCGCCGGCCGTCAGCCGCAGTGGAAGCGGGCCGCCGCCCAGTCGCCGTGGTCACCGGACTTCGAGGAGTTGGTGTCGGTGATCTTGAGATGGACGTGGCGTGCGCCGGTCACGTCGACCTCGGCCGGGACGGTGGCCGAGGCACCGGTGAGCGCGGGCGAGGTCCACAGCACCTTGCCGTCCGCCTCGACCGAGAAGGCCACTTCGCCATAGCCGTTGATCTCGTCGTCGATGCCGACGTCCGCGGTGAACGAGGTGCAGCGCCCGCCGAGGTAGACCTCGATGTCGGAGTCGGCGTGCGCGCCGATCCCCTTCTCATAGGTCGTTCCGGCGAGCGTGA from Streptomyces formicae includes these protein-coding regions:
- a CDS encoding SDR family NAD(P)-dependent oxidoreductase is translated as MVALVTGGASGIGAAIAALLLDRGARVAVLDRDPAGAPAAALAVKADVTDDTAVRTAVDDIVSEYGSLHTVVSNAGIGAIGTVADNPDDEWRRVLDINVLGMVRTARHALPHLRAAAAERPGCVSITQTCSIAATAGLPRRALYSASKGAVLSLTLAMAADHVREGIRVNCVNPGTADTPWVGRLLDQADDPVAERAALEARQPTGRLVAADEVAAAVAYLASPAAAAVTGTALAVDGGMQGLRLRPAT
- a CDS encoding enolase C-terminal domain-like protein, whose translation is MSQTVTEVEVHDVRFPTSEELDGSDAMNPDPDYSAAYVVLRTDAGDEGHGLCFTIGRGNDVVAAAVEALRPYLVGRPAPRTAAGLAALHRELTHDSQLRWLGPEKGVMHMAAGAVVNAAWDLAATSAGLPVWEFLASMTPEELVSLVDFRYLTDALTPDEALAILRAAEPGRAERAERLRAGGYPAYTTTPGWLGYDDAKLVRLAKEAVADGFGQIKLKVGADLDDDVRRLRLAREAVGPAVRIAVDANQRWDVAEAVRWMAALAPYDPYWIEEPTSPDDVLGHAAVRAGQPVKVATGEHIANRVVFKQLLQAGAVDFVQIDAARVAGVNENLAILLLAAKYGVPVCPHAGGVGLCELVQHLAMFDYVAVSGTKEDRVIEYVDHLHEHFTDPAVVENGHYTAPSAPGFSARMHPESLAAHRYPDGPVWQARRAAQEATQ
- a CDS encoding PAC2 family protein, translating into MIELEGVPELIDPVMVAAFEGWNDAGDAASTAVAHLDREWKGEVFAALDAEDYYDFQVNRPTVWLDGGVRKITWPTTRLSVVRVGGEKPRDLVLVRGIEPSMRWRSFCNELLGFAHELGVEMVVILGALLGDTPHTRPVPVSGVTSDPDLARRMDLEETRYEGPTGIVGILQEACTHAGVPAVSLWAAVPHYVSQPPNPKATLALLNRLEDLIGLRIPLGELPEDARAWQLGVDQLASEDSEVAEYVQTLEEARDTAELPEASGEAIAREFERYLRRRDGGPGPTAGPGQAPGGHATETGDSGSYLRETSSGRTRPPKPPRPEPGAEAEAGREAETGREAEAGRESREPGDDSGSPDASED